A window of Haliscomenobacter hydrossis DSM 1100 contains these coding sequences:
- a CDS encoding RluA family pseudouridine synthase, translated as MKAHPLKIIHVDEHIIVCEKPSGLLSIPDRFDQEKPNLYHLLEAQYGQVWIVHRIDRETSGILVFARNEDAHRALNQQFLDRSVEKIYLALVEGRPMPPTGEINKAIAPHPSIAGKMITSGKGKSALTLYKVVDTYKAYALVEADIKTGRTHQIRVHFASIGHPLAVDPVYGKRAAFFLSEIKTHRFNLKKDQDEEQALVSRLTLHAHKLTLDHPATGERMAFTCELPKDFRALLSQLDKWGR; from the coding sequence ATGAAAGCACATCCACTAAAAATTATCCACGTTGATGAGCACATCATCGTGTGTGAAAAACCTTCCGGCTTGTTGAGTATTCCCGATCGTTTTGATCAGGAAAAGCCCAACTTGTACCACCTTCTGGAGGCGCAATACGGCCAGGTCTGGATTGTGCACCGCATTGACCGCGAAACCAGTGGGATTCTGGTTTTTGCCCGCAATGAAGATGCCCACCGTGCACTTAACCAGCAGTTTTTGGACCGCAGTGTAGAAAAAATATACCTGGCTCTCGTCGAAGGAAGGCCAATGCCACCCACCGGCGAAATCAACAAGGCCATTGCCCCACATCCGAGTATTGCGGGAAAAATGATCACCAGCGGTAAAGGCAAATCAGCGCTGACCTTGTACAAGGTAGTGGATACCTACAAGGCTTATGCCCTGGTGGAAGCGGACATCAAGACTGGTCGTACCCACCAGATTCGGGTACATTTTGCGAGCATCGGACACCCCTTGGCCGTAGACCCCGTGTACGGTAAACGGGCCGCATTTTTCCTTTCGGAGATCAAAACGCACCGCTTCAATTTGAAAAAAGACCAGGATGAAGAACAAGCACTGGTGAGCCGCTTGACCCTCCATGCCCACAAATTGACCCTGGATCACCCGGCTACGGGTGAGCGCATGGCGTTTACGTGTGAGTTGCCGAAAGATTTTCGGGCATTGTTGAGTCAGTTGGATAAGTGGGGGAGGTGA
- a CDS encoding DUF6922 domain-containing protein codes for MDLTLRPNLFWDVDVQTIDLQKHKTSVIERIVTRGRWTEFLEILQFYGKPTVKEVMLNARWLDKRTLAFCSAIFNTPSSEFRCYKLAQLNPEHWDY; via the coding sequence ATGGATTTAACTCTTCGGCCAAATTTATTTTGGGATGTAGACGTCCAAACCATTGATCTCCAAAAACACAAAACCTCAGTTATTGAGCGTATTGTAACCAGGGGACGCTGGACGGAATTCCTGGAAATCTTGCAATTCTATGGAAAACCTACAGTAAAGGAAGTTATGCTCAACGCACGTTGGCTAGACAAGAGAACACTAGCTTTTTGTAGTGCCATTTTTAATACGCCCAGCTCAGAATTTAGATGTTACAAACTCGCACAGTTGAACCCGGAACATTGGGATTATTAA
- a CDS encoding nucleotidyl transferase AbiEii/AbiGii toxin family protein codes for MLQTRTVEPGTLGLLKELMAMEPLQQFYLVGGTSLALQMGHRISIDLDLFTAEPFDKQALLDLLTAQFSEFMLESEGASMLITNINQIKVDFVKMGYPILFPPIEIEGVRMLDIRDIAPMKLKAIAQRGSKKDFYDIYFLLKEIALPEMLRLFSEKFQQQEIFHIIKSLTYFEDAEQYPNPNVFDKKTSWEMVKSRIFEVVQQLT; via the coding sequence ATGTTACAAACTCGCACAGTTGAACCCGGAACATTGGGATTATTAAAAGAGCTGATGGCAATGGAGCCATTGCAGCAATTCTATCTTGTGGGCGGCACCTCATTGGCGCTTCAAATGGGGCATCGTATCTCTATTGATCTCGATTTGTTTACTGCAGAACCATTTGATAAACAAGCATTATTGGATTTACTAACGGCTCAATTTAGCGAGTTTATGCTTGAGTCCGAAGGCGCAAGCATGCTGATTACAAACATTAACCAAATAAAGGTTGACTTTGTGAAAATGGGCTATCCTATTCTTTTTCCACCCATTGAAATAGAAGGTGTTAGAATGCTTGATATTCGGGACATTGCACCCATGAAATTGAAAGCTATCGCTCAACGTGGAAGTAAGAAGGACTTTTATGATATTTATTTTTTGCTAAAAGAAATAGCACTTCCTGAAATGTTGCGATTGTTTTCTGAAAAATTCCAGCAACAAGAGATATTCCACATCATAAAGAGTCTAACCTATTTCGAAGATGCGGAGCAATACCCAAACCCAAATGTTTTTGATAAAAAAACTTCTTGGGAAATGGTGAAAAGCCGAATTTTCGAGGTTGTACAGCAATTGACTTAG
- a CDS encoding XisI protein yields the protein MDKIKQYEKAILSILDEYAKIKYANIKGGNEIIADKENHRYQVVTIGWDGDVFVHDCPMHFDIIDGKIWVQQNMTEWEVGEMLEEQGVPKSDIVPGFLPPDLREYSKYATA from the coding sequence ATGGATAAAATAAAGCAGTACGAAAAGGCAATTCTGAGCATCCTGGATGAATATGCCAAAATCAAATACGCCAACATCAAAGGCGGTAATGAGATTATTGCTGATAAAGAAAATCATCGCTATCAAGTTGTGACCATTGGTTGGGATGGAGATGTATTCGTACACGATTGCCCGATGCATTTTGACATTATCGATGGTAAAATTTGGGTTCAACAAAACATGACCGAATGGGAGGTTGGAGAAATGTTGGAAGAACAAGGGGTGCCCAAAAGCGATATTGTCCCTGGCTTTTTACCTCCTGATTTGCGAGAGTATTCTAAATATGCGACAGCATAG
- a CDS encoding ArnT family glycosyltransferase, translating to MPSNETKLTSLGLTLLAGLFFLPFLGGVHLFDWDEINFAEISREMLISKDYLRPYINYLPFWEKPPLFIWMQALAMQVFGVGEYAARFPNAICGILTLVLIYRIGTKLHHQRMGLIWALCYFGSVLPFMYFKSGIIDPWFNLFIFLGLYYLILFYWKKEAKPIDLSWNKWTYLLLGGFLLGMGILTKGPAAYLILGLTLGVYWVYQRLRFYINIPQFTLYTLAAFLVTGLWFGIETIKNGPWFITEFTRYQYRLFSTPDAGHGGFPGYHFVVLLVGCFPASVFAVRAFFKLPDPEGEVQLDFRRWMKFLFWVVLILFTIVKSKIVHYSSLAYYPLTYLAALSIVAIIEEKIAFNRWMKFGLWGIGGLYIVCCFALPWLGQHPEVVQSMIDKDPFAHANFDAKVHWTGWEFIPGMVLLLALLAFFWLLRRRGANQAFPVLFLSTGLFVLLSLVFYIKRVEGYSQRAAIEFYESKIGEDCYVWTYGYKSYAHLFYSRKQPVKNPKSYEQDWILWGPVDKPTYVVCKINKVKKLQQLPNLREIGRKNGFVFFERVKR from the coding sequence ATGCCAAGTAACGAAACCAAGCTGACCAGCCTCGGACTAACCCTCCTCGCTGGCCTATTCTTCCTGCCATTTTTAGGCGGTGTTCACCTCTTTGACTGGGATGAAATCAATTTTGCGGAGATAAGCCGGGAGATGCTGATCAGCAAAGACTACCTGCGGCCGTACATCAACTATTTACCATTTTGGGAAAAACCGCCGCTGTTCATCTGGATGCAGGCACTAGCCATGCAGGTATTTGGGGTGGGGGAGTACGCCGCCCGTTTTCCGAATGCCATTTGTGGCATCCTCACTTTGGTATTGATTTACCGCATTGGTACCAAACTGCACCACCAGCGTATGGGGCTGATCTGGGCTCTGTGCTACTTCGGTTCGGTGTTGCCCTTTATGTATTTTAAATCGGGAATCATCGATCCCTGGTTCAATCTCTTTATCTTTTTAGGGCTGTATTACCTGATTTTGTTTTATTGGAAAAAAGAAGCCAAACCCATTGATTTGTCCTGGAACAAGTGGACTTATCTGCTTTTGGGGGGATTTTTGCTCGGAATGGGGATATTGACCAAAGGCCCGGCGGCTTACCTCATTTTGGGGCTAACGCTGGGTGTATATTGGGTGTACCAACGCCTGCGCTTCTACATCAACATACCCCAATTTACCTTGTACACACTGGCCGCGTTTTTGGTGACCGGGCTCTGGTTTGGCATCGAAACCATCAAAAATGGCCCCTGGTTCATCACTGAATTTACCCGTTACCAGTACCGTTTGTTCAGTACCCCCGATGCGGGGCATGGCGGTTTTCCGGGTTACCATTTTGTGGTCTTGTTGGTGGGCTGTTTTCCGGCTTCGGTATTTGCGGTGCGGGCATTTTTTAAGTTGCCTGATCCGGAGGGAGAAGTGCAGCTCGATTTTCGGCGCTGGATGAAGTTTTTGTTTTGGGTGGTGCTGATTTTGTTTACCATCGTGAAGTCCAAAATTGTACACTACTCTTCTCTGGCGTACTATCCGTTGACTTATCTGGCGGCGCTGAGCATCGTGGCCATCATCGAAGAAAAAATCGCCTTTAACCGCTGGATGAAGTTTGGACTTTGGGGGATTGGGGGACTTTACATCGTCTGTTGTTTTGCACTTCCCTGGTTGGGTCAACACCCCGAAGTAGTACAAAGTATGATCGACAAGGACCCTTTTGCCCACGCAAATTTTGACGCAAAGGTACACTGGACCGGTTGGGAATTTATTCCAGGGATGGTTTTGCTGTTGGCCTTGCTGGCGTTTTTCTGGTTGTTGCGCCGCAGGGGGGCCAATCAGGCGTTTCCGGTTTTGTTTCTAAGCACCGGGCTATTTGTGCTGCTGTCCCTTGTTTTTTACATAAAAAGGGTGGAAGGCTATTCCCAGCGTGCCGCGATTGAGTTTTATGAAAGCAAAATTGGAGAAGATTGTTACGTGTGGACTTATGGCTACAAGTCTTACGCCCACTTGTTTTATTCCCGCAAACAACCCGTCAAAAACCCCAAAAGTTATGAGCAGGATTGGATTCTCTGGGGTCCAGTGGATAAACCAACCTACGTGGTGTGCAAGATCAACAAGGTAAAAAAATTGCAACAGCTGCCGAATTTGCGGGAGATCGGTCGGAAGAATGGGTTTGTGTTTTTTGAGCGGGTAAAGAGGTGA
- a CDS encoding NAD(P)-binding protein — MPTQNQDLAQPSDLQSHGEGTGALRSKIPQYVDMLPPCNNACPAGENIQAWLGLAQDGNYAAAWQKLVEENPLPAVHGRVCYHPCEDHCNRAQIDTPVSIHAIERFLGDKALEEGWQIEVAPPSSGKKVLVVGGGPSGISAAYHLRRAGHEVEIREAGPLLGGMMHFGIPPYRLPRKVLDSEIQRIIDMGGIKVTLNHKVNNVLEEKNAGGFAAVFIAIGAHLSKKIDIPSRDAGQILDALTFLKDTEAGQAPKLGRKVAVYGGGNTAMDAARVAKRLGYEPLIIYRRDREHMPAHQFEADEALAEGVKINWLRTIKEINEQQITVEIMRVNEAGKPEGTGEFEILEADALILALGQDSDISFLKNVPGISFDNDGRVVVGPDMMTGSHGIFAGGDMVPSERTVTIAVGHGKKAARYIDAFLHNTTYQKAPKHPLVGFERLHIWYQTFAPQRPQPQVGEAVRVQDFREVLGGLSEKAARFEAQRCLSCGNCFECDGCYGACPEEAVIKLGKGNRYRFDLTLCTGCAVCFEQCPCHAIEMVDENSAPAALSLNT; from the coding sequence ATGCCAACGCAAAACCAAGACCTTGCCCAACCCTCCGACCTCCAGTCGCATGGCGAGGGTACCGGGGCACTGCGCTCCAAAATTCCGCAATACGTAGATATGTTGCCGCCTTGCAACAACGCCTGCCCTGCGGGTGAAAATATCCAGGCCTGGCTAGGACTGGCCCAGGATGGGAACTACGCGGCGGCCTGGCAAAAACTGGTAGAGGAAAACCCTTTGCCTGCCGTGCATGGTCGGGTGTGTTATCATCCTTGTGAAGACCATTGCAACCGCGCACAAATCGATACCCCCGTCAGTATCCATGCCATCGAGCGCTTTTTGGGCGACAAAGCCCTGGAAGAAGGCTGGCAAATTGAGGTGGCACCCCCTTCATCGGGCAAAAAAGTACTCGTTGTGGGTGGTGGACCCAGTGGCATTTCCGCGGCCTATCACCTGCGTCGGGCCGGACACGAAGTTGAGATTCGTGAAGCGGGTCCACTTTTGGGTGGTATGATGCACTTCGGCATTCCGCCGTACCGCCTGCCCCGCAAAGTGCTCGATTCCGAAATCCAGCGCATCATCGACATGGGTGGGATCAAAGTGACGCTCAATCACAAGGTGAACAATGTATTGGAAGAAAAAAACGCGGGTGGTTTTGCTGCCGTGTTCATCGCCATCGGTGCACATTTGTCCAAAAAGATTGACATTCCTTCCCGCGATGCCGGGCAAATCCTGGATGCGCTCACCTTTTTGAAAGATACCGAAGCTGGACAAGCGCCCAAACTGGGCCGTAAAGTAGCGGTGTACGGCGGTGGAAATACCGCCATGGACGCCGCGCGGGTGGCCAAACGCCTGGGGTACGAACCACTCATCATTTACCGCCGCGACCGCGAGCACATGCCCGCCCACCAATTTGAAGCCGACGAAGCACTGGCCGAAGGGGTAAAAATCAACTGGCTGCGCACCATCAAAGAAATCAATGAGCAGCAGATCACCGTGGAAATCATGCGGGTCAATGAAGCGGGGAAACCGGAAGGTACTGGTGAATTTGAAATCCTGGAAGCGGATGCGCTTATCCTCGCCCTGGGGCAAGACAGCGACATATCTTTCCTGAAAAACGTTCCCGGTATTTCTTTTGACAACGACGGTAGGGTAGTGGTTGGCCCCGACATGATGACCGGGTCACACGGCATCTTTGCCGGAGGTGACATGGTGCCCAGTGAACGTACCGTGACCATTGCCGTGGGGCATGGCAAAAAAGCGGCCCGGTACATCGATGCCTTTTTGCACAACACAACTTATCAAAAAGCGCCCAAACACCCTTTGGTGGGATTTGAACGCTTGCACATCTGGTACCAGACTTTTGCACCACAACGCCCCCAACCACAAGTCGGGGAAGCAGTAAGAGTACAGGATTTCCGCGAGGTATTGGGTGGATTGTCAGAAAAAGCAGCCCGTTTTGAAGCCCAGCGCTGTTTGTCTTGCGGCAATTGTTTTGAATGCGACGGCTGCTACGGCGCTTGCCCGGAAGAAGCGGTGATCAAATTGGGGAAAGGCAATCGTTATCGTTTTGACTTGACGCTGTGCACGGGTTGTGCGGTGTGTTTTGAGCAATGCCCGTGTCATGCCATCGAGATGGTAGATGAAAACTCAGCGCCTGCGGCGCTTTCGCTAAACACTTAA
- the nifJ gene encoding pyruvate:ferredoxin (flavodoxin) oxidoreductase: MSKSTIQVTIDGNEATAYIAYRVNEVCAIYPITPSSTMAELADEWSAQKTKNIWGHVPEVIEMQSEGGAAGAVHGALQTGALTTTFTASQGLMLMLPNMYKIAGELTSAVFHVAARSLAAQALSIFGDHSDVMAARSTGFAMLCSASVQEAHDLALISQAATLKARLPFLHFFDGFRTSHEVNKISLIPDATILGMIDEKDVIAHRQRGLSPERPFVRGTAQNPDVYFQGRETVNPYYARTPEIVQGAMNKFAAFTGRQYQLFEYFGAADADRVILLMGSGSQTAIETCKFLQEKGEKTGVVQVHLFRPFSMQHLLAALPKTTRKLAVLDRCKEPGAAGEPLYQDVITSLVEGMTEGLITQIPQVIGGRYGLSSKEFTPGMVKSIFDELKKEQPKNHFTIGINDDVSGSSLDYTEFELEDQDLTQALFFALGADGTVGANKNSIKIIGENTKLHAQGYFVYDSKKSGSQTVSHLRFGKNPIKSPYLIREADFLACHKFNFVQKVDMLRFAKPGATFLLNSPYDQDEIWEQLPTPVQQDIIAKNIRFYVIDASKVAEEVGMGNRINTIMQVCFFALSGVLPREEAIAEIKHAIKKTYSKKGEAVVKQNYLAVDSTLLHLHEVTAKTRVSLQNAFPEIVSSQAPSFVRNVTAMMMDGHGDDLPVSAIPVDGTYPSGTTKWEKRNISDLIPLWEPDLCIQCGNCSFVCPHSVIRSKFYHEDHLQQAPEGFPSAPINARGFPETRYTLQVYVEDCTGCNLCVEACPAHDPADTERKAINMAAKAPVLEREKENIHFFESMPLNDRTKIDYSLVRGVQFLEPLFEFSGACAGCGETPYLRTLSQLFGDRLIIANATGCSSIYGGNLPTTPWTTNAEGRGPAWSNSLFEDNAEFGLGMRISVDKHVEMARELLSRLQGKVDPQLLEDILNAKQKTESDLAIQRARVEHLNTLLAQVKHPDAEHLRSISEYFLRRSVWLVGGDGWAYDIGSSGLDHAMASGKDINVLVLDTEVYSNTGGQMSKATPTAATAKFAAAGKRVGKKDLAMQAISYGNVYVAQIAMGANPQQTLLALREAEAYPGPSLILAYSHCIAHGIDMEKGMDQQNMAVASGYWPLIRYNPMLRKAKKNPFVLDSPRPTIPLTEYAYRELRYKDLLRTNPTEAVYLMQLAQEIVDLRWQNYENMASWKAEAFQPMA; encoded by the coding sequence ATGTCAAAATCAACCATACAAGTGACCATCGATGGCAACGAGGCAACCGCCTACATCGCCTACCGCGTCAACGAGGTCTGTGCCATTTATCCCATCACCCCTTCCTCTACCATGGCCGAATTGGCCGATGAGTGGTCGGCCCAAAAAACCAAAAACATCTGGGGCCACGTACCCGAGGTGATCGAAATGCAAAGTGAGGGTGGTGCTGCCGGTGCCGTACACGGTGCCCTACAAACAGGAGCTTTGACCACCACCTTCACTGCATCGCAGGGCTTGATGCTGATGTTGCCCAACATGTACAAAATCGCCGGAGAACTGACCAGCGCGGTATTCCATGTGGCGGCACGTTCCCTCGCGGCGCAAGCCTTGTCCATTTTTGGCGACCACAGCGACGTGATGGCTGCGCGCAGCACGGGTTTTGCCATGTTGTGTTCAGCGTCGGTGCAAGAGGCGCACGACCTGGCTTTGATTTCCCAGGCAGCGACCTTAAAGGCACGTTTGCCCTTTTTGCATTTTTTTGACGGCTTCCGAACCTCCCACGAAGTCAATAAAATCAGCCTGATCCCGGACGCAACCATCCTGGGTATGATTGATGAAAAAGACGTCATTGCCCACCGTCAGCGTGGTTTGAGCCCCGAGCGTCCCTTTGTACGGGGCACCGCTCAGAACCCAGACGTATATTTTCAGGGGCGTGAAACCGTCAATCCATATTACGCCCGCACCCCGGAAATTGTGCAGGGTGCCATGAATAAGTTTGCCGCTTTTACCGGACGACAGTACCAGCTATTCGAATATTTTGGCGCGGCAGACGCCGATCGGGTCATTTTGCTGATGGGTTCCGGATCACAAACTGCGATTGAAACCTGCAAATTTTTACAAGAAAAAGGAGAAAAAACCGGCGTCGTACAAGTGCATTTGTTTCGGCCATTTTCCATGCAACACCTCCTGGCCGCACTGCCCAAAACTACGCGTAAACTGGCCGTCCTCGACCGCTGCAAGGAACCTGGAGCGGCGGGTGAACCACTGTACCAGGATGTGATCACTTCCTTGGTAGAAGGGATGACCGAGGGCTTGATCACTCAAATTCCCCAGGTGATTGGTGGTCGTTACGGCTTATCGAGCAAAGAATTTACACCGGGTATGGTCAAAAGCATTTTTGACGAATTGAAAAAAGAGCAGCCCAAAAACCACTTTACCATTGGCATCAACGACGACGTCTCTGGCAGTAGTTTGGACTATACCGAGTTTGAATTGGAGGACCAAGATTTGACCCAGGCCCTGTTTTTTGCCCTGGGTGCCGATGGGACAGTTGGGGCGAACAAAAACAGCATCAAAATTATTGGAGAAAACACCAAACTGCACGCACAGGGCTACTTTGTGTACGATTCCAAAAAATCGGGTTCGCAAACGGTTTCCCACTTGCGCTTTGGCAAAAATCCGATCAAGTCGCCTTACCTGATTCGGGAAGCCGATTTTTTGGCTTGCCACAAATTCAATTTTGTCCAAAAAGTTGACATGCTGCGTTTTGCCAAGCCCGGCGCAACTTTCCTGCTCAATAGCCCCTATGACCAGGACGAAATCTGGGAGCAACTACCCACGCCTGTACAACAGGACATCATCGCTAAAAACATCCGGTTTTACGTCATCGACGCCTCCAAAGTAGCGGAGGAAGTGGGCATGGGCAACCGGATCAACACGATCATGCAGGTTTGCTTTTTTGCCCTCTCGGGCGTACTGCCACGGGAAGAAGCCATTGCCGAAATCAAACACGCGATCAAGAAGACCTATAGTAAAAAAGGCGAAGCCGTGGTCAAACAAAACTACCTGGCCGTTGATTCAACCTTGTTGCACCTGCATGAAGTGACTGCAAAAACCAGGGTCAGCCTGCAAAATGCTTTCCCGGAAATTGTATCCAGTCAGGCGCCCAGTTTTGTGCGCAATGTAACGGCCATGATGATGGATGGGCATGGCGATGATCTCCCCGTTAGTGCCATTCCCGTGGATGGGACCTACCCCAGTGGCACCACCAAATGGGAAAAACGCAACATTTCTGATTTAATTCCGCTGTGGGAACCCGATCTGTGTATTCAGTGCGGCAATTGTAGCTTTGTCTGTCCACACAGTGTGATTCGATCCAAGTTCTACCACGAAGATCACTTGCAACAAGCGCCGGAAGGCTTCCCTTCTGCACCGATCAACGCCCGAGGTTTCCCGGAAACGCGGTATACCTTGCAAGTGTACGTGGAAGACTGTACGGGGTGCAACCTCTGTGTAGAGGCTTGTCCGGCACACGATCCCGCTGACACAGAACGCAAGGCCATCAACATGGCGGCCAAAGCACCGGTATTGGAGCGCGAAAAAGAAAACATCCACTTCTTTGAATCGATGCCACTCAACGACCGCACCAAAATTGATTACTCGCTGGTACGCGGTGTACAGTTTCTGGAACCACTTTTTGAGTTTTCAGGGGCCTGTGCGGGTTGTGGCGAAACGCCTTATTTGCGCACCTTGTCGCAATTGTTTGGCGACCGCCTGATCATTGCCAACGCCACGGGGTGTTCTTCCATTTACGGCGGCAACCTGCCTACTACGCCCTGGACCACTAATGCTGAAGGACGTGGCCCGGCCTGGTCAAATTCACTTTTTGAAGACAATGCCGAATTTGGCCTGGGTATGCGCATTTCTGTAGACAAACACGTGGAAATGGCCAGGGAGTTGCTATCGCGCCTGCAAGGAAAAGTAGATCCTCAACTGCTGGAAGACATCCTCAATGCCAAACAAAAAACCGAATCAGACCTGGCCATTCAGCGGGCGCGGGTTGAACACTTGAATACATTACTGGCCCAGGTAAAACACCCCGATGCTGAGCATTTGCGTTCGATCAGTGAGTACTTCCTGCGCCGCAGTGTCTGGTTGGTGGGTGGCGACGGTTGGGCTTATGACATTGGCTCTTCCGGACTTGACCACGCAATGGCCAGCGGCAAAGACATCAATGTGTTGGTGCTCGATACCGAGGTGTATTCCAATACGGGTGGACAGATGTCAAAGGCGACACCTACGGCGGCTACGGCCAAGTTTGCAGCAGCGGGCAAACGGGTGGGTAAAAAAGACCTCGCCATGCAAGCCATTTCATACGGCAACGTGTACGTGGCACAAATTGCGATGGGGGCCAATCCACAACAAACCTTGTTGGCGCTACGCGAAGCCGAAGCCTACCCCGGCCCATCCTTGATTCTGGCCTACAGCCATTGCATCGCTCACGGCATTGACATGGAAAAAGGGATGGATCAGCAAAATATGGCGGTTGCTTCGGGGTATTGGCCACTCATTCGGTACAATCCGATGTTGCGCAAAGCGAAGAAAAATCCTTTTGTGCTGGATTCACCACGGCCTACTATTCCGCTCACGGAGTATGCTTACCGGGAACTGCGTTACAAAGACTTGTTGCGCACCAACCCCACCGAGGCGGTATATTTGATGCAACTGGCGCAGGAGATTGTAGATTTGCGCTGGCAGAATTACGAGAACATGGCGAGTTGGAAAGCGGAGGCGTTTCAACCGATGGCATAG
- a CDS encoding dihydrofolate reductase family protein — protein sequence MTPNRKVILYIAMSLDGYIANDNDGLEFLSIVEQKGEDYGYNKFVKTVDTVIMGRRTYDKVLSMGIEYPDNGNPVYILTRTERPDKGSIKFYTGDLKELVFKLKSEPGKNIYCDGGGEVVNALLQDELIDELIISIIPILVGRGVPLFKNGRPEQKLKLVSSKAFDKGLVQLHYVKMEE from the coding sequence ATGACACCCAACCGCAAAGTCATCCTCTACATCGCCATGAGCCTCGATGGCTACATTGCCAACGACAACGATGGACTTGAATTTTTGTCCATTGTTGAGCAAAAAGGAGAGGATTATGGCTACAACAAATTTGTCAAAACCGTCGATACCGTCATCATGGGTCGCAGAACCTACGACAAAGTGCTTTCGATGGGTATTGAATACCCCGACAATGGCAACCCAGTCTACATCCTCACCCGTACTGAGCGCCCCGACAAGGGTTCGATTAAGTTTTACACGGGGGATTTAAAAGAATTGGTGTTCAAATTAAAAAGTGAGCCGGGCAAAAACATCTATTGCGACGGTGGCGGCGAAGTGGTTAATGCCTTGCTGCAAGACGAACTGATTGATGAACTCATTATCTCCATCATCCCCATTCTGGTGGGTCGTGGGGTGCCGCTGTTTAAAAATGGGCGGCCGGAGCAAAAACTGAAGCTCGTGAGCAGCAAAGCTTTCGATAAAGGTTTGGTGCAGTTGCATTATGTCAAAATGGAGGAATAA
- a CDS encoding NADP-dependent isocitrate dehydrogenase — protein sequence MTKITVAKGDGIGPEIMDATLDIILAAGAKIEIEEIEVGEKVYLQGNTSGISTDSWEIIRRNKVFLKAPITTPQGGGYKSLNVTTRKFLGLYANVRPCKSLSPFVQTKHPIMDIVIIRENEEDLYAGIEHQQTDEVVQCLKLISRPGCEKIVRYAFEYARQYGRKKVTCFTKDNIMKQTDGLFHQVFDEIAREYPEIENEHWIIDIGAAKMADTPEAFDVIVMPNLYGDVLSDVAAQIAGSVGLAGSANIGEECAMFEAIHGSAPRRAGQNLANPSGLLQGALMMLTHIGQTEVAEKVQNAWLKTIEEGIHTYDIYKEGTSKQKVGTKEFAKAVIANLGNKPNTLKPVSYAKNTTLHLPKYQRRPAAQKALVGVDVFVHWAGNNPDDLAEMVKKIENKNVKLSMITNRGIKVYPDGFKETFCTDHWRCRFKPVENKTISKNDIIEVLSNALVENIDAIKTENLYSFDGKDGYSLGQGQ from the coding sequence ATGACAAAGATAACCGTAGCAAAAGGTGATGGCATTGGTCCAGAAATTATGGACGCAACCCTTGACATCATTTTGGCCGCAGGTGCCAAAATTGAAATTGAAGAAATCGAAGTTGGAGAAAAGGTTTACCTGCAGGGAAACACCTCTGGCATCAGCACCGATTCCTGGGAAATTATTCGCAGAAATAAGGTATTTCTCAAAGCCCCGATTACCACTCCACAAGGTGGTGGCTACAAAAGTCTGAATGTCACTACCCGCAAATTTCTGGGGCTTTACGCCAATGTTCGCCCCTGCAAAAGCCTGAGCCCATTCGTGCAAACCAAACACCCGATCATGGATATTGTCATCATTCGGGAAAATGAAGAAGACTTATATGCGGGAATTGAGCACCAGCAAACCGATGAAGTGGTGCAGTGCCTGAAGTTGATCAGTCGGCCAGGCTGTGAAAAAATTGTACGCTATGCTTTTGAATACGCTCGGCAATATGGGCGTAAAAAGGTGACCTGTTTTACCAAAGACAACATCATGAAGCAAACCGATGGTCTGTTTCACCAGGTTTTTGATGAAATAGCACGCGAATATCCCGAAATCGAAAATGAACACTGGATCATCGATATTGGTGCAGCAAAGATGGCCGATACGCCTGAGGCTTTTGATGTCATCGTGATGCCCAACCTTTATGGTGATGTCCTATCAGACGTGGCGGCACAGATTGCGGGTTCAGTAGGACTGGCAGGTTCCGCCAATATTGGTGAAGAATGCGCCATGTTTGAAGCCATTCATGGGTCAGCCCCCCGTCGGGCAGGGCAAAACCTGGCTAACCCATCCGGGCTGTTGCAAGGAGCCTTGATGATGCTGACACACATTGGTCAAACTGAAGTCGCCGAAAAAGTACAGAATGCCTGGTTGAAAACCATCGAAGAGGGTATCCATACCTACGACATCTATAAAGAAGGAACAAGTAAGCAAAAAGTTGGCACAAAGGAGTTTGCTAAGGCTGTTATCGCCAATTTGGGCAATAAACCAAATACGCTGAAGCCCGTATCCTATGCCAAAAACACAACTTTACATTTACCCAAGTACCAACGAAGACCAGCCGCGCAAAAAGCATTGGTGGGCGTAGATGTATTCGTGCACTGGGCTGGAAACAATCCGGACGATCTGGCGGAAATGGTTAAAAAAATCGAAAATAAAAATGTCAAATTGTCGATGATCACCAACCGGGGGATTAAGGTATACCCGGATGGGTTCAAAGAAACTTTTTGCACCGATCACTGGCGGTGTCGTTTCAAACCAGTTGAAAACAAAACCATCAGCAAGAACGACATCATCGAGGTGTTGTCGAATGCCCTGGTTGAAAACATCGACGCCATCAAAACTGAAAATTTGTATTCTTTTGACGGCAAAGATGGATATTCATTAGGTCAAGGTCAATGA